Proteins encoded together in one Bacteroides ovatus window:
- a CDS encoding FecR family protein yields the protein MKLLPPGILKDYFYNLKKDITSSAFGRWFIENESKPEFDQELQEIWKESSQVACDREMTSSAFVKVCEAIGGVAPSPQKSTFTRTIHYLIRVAAILFIPLLGATLYLYLDNKESQVNWIEVYAEYGQKKEVILPDQSKVWLNSGTHIIYPEWFTQVRQIFVSGETFLEVTKDPERPFIVDTKDLSIKVHGTRFNVRSYTEDKGTEATLLEGSISLLVKGDLNQQDIFLVPGEKAILDKKQVKLEKFDVDGYQSWRNGQYTFRDKTLQEIITELQRLFNVQIVIRDKALLKEIFFVTFAQGLSLDEMLEALNIDNELCIKRDQDIIEISRKTR from the coding sequence ATGAAACTCTTACCTCCCGGAATATTGAAAGACTATTTCTATAACTTGAAGAAGGATATCACTTCAAGTGCGTTTGGACGATGGTTCATAGAGAATGAGTCTAAACCGGAATTCGATCAGGAATTGCAAGAAATTTGGAAAGAATCGTCTCAAGTAGCCTGTGACCGCGAAATGACCTCTTCTGCATTTGTGAAGGTCTGTGAAGCTATTGGTGGAGTAGCTCCGTCTCCTCAAAAGAGTACATTCACGAGAACAATACATTATCTGATACGTGTTGCAGCTATTCTGTTTATTCCTTTATTGGGAGCTACTCTTTATCTATATCTGGATAACAAGGAATCACAAGTCAACTGGATAGAAGTCTATGCCGAATATGGGCAAAAGAAAGAAGTTATTTTGCCCGACCAGAGTAAAGTTTGGCTGAATTCCGGTACACATATTATCTATCCCGAATGGTTTACCCAAGTTCGCCAGATATTTGTTAGCGGAGAAACCTTTCTGGAAGTGACAAAAGATCCGGAACGTCCTTTTATTGTAGATACAAAAGATTTAAGCATCAAAGTGCATGGAACAAGATTTAATGTACGTTCTTATACGGAAGATAAAGGCACGGAAGCCACACTGCTTGAAGGAAGTATTTCTTTGTTGGTGAAGGGAGATTTAAATCAGCAGGATATTTTCCTTGTTCCGGGTGAGAAAGCTATACTGGATAAAAAACAAGTTAAACTTGAAAAGTTTGACGTCGATGGGTATCAATCCTGGCGAAACGGACAGTATACATTCAGAGACAAGACACTGCAAGAGATTATAACGGAACTTCAACGTCTGTTCAATGTTCAGATTGTGATAAGGGATAAAGCGCTACTCAAAGAAATTTTCTTTGTCACATTTGCCCAGGGACTTTCTTTGGATGAGATGCTCGAAGCATTGAATATAGACAATGAATTATGTATCAAGCGAGATCAGGATATTATTGAAATTTCAAGAAAGACGAGATAG
- a CDS encoding RNA polymerase sigma-70 factor, with translation MKNESHIISRMISGDINAFKLLFDRYYSQVRFFTLGIVKDSFVADDIAQNVFIKVWTKRELIDCERKFNNYLYSITKNEITDYFRSLVISEPLESISYLKDSDHTDEMIESVYDLSHIKELVMKEVDNMPPQRRAVFVMSRLQGLSNDEIASKLGISKRTVERHLNIALHILREKLGGFLYWIAVLFILSL, from the coding sequence ATGAAAAATGAGAGTCATATTATCTCTCGAATGATTTCCGGAGATATAAATGCTTTTAAACTTCTTTTCGATCGTTACTATTCTCAAGTGCGTTTCTTCACATTGGGGATAGTGAAAGATTCTTTTGTTGCCGATGATATAGCTCAAAATGTATTTATCAAGGTCTGGACAAAAAGAGAATTGATTGATTGCGAACGGAAGTTTAATAACTATTTGTATTCCATCACAAAGAATGAGATAACAGATTATTTCCGTTCCTTAGTCATTTCAGAACCTTTGGAAAGCATTTCATATCTGAAGGATAGCGATCATACAGATGAAATGATAGAAAGTGTTTATGATCTGTCACATATTAAAGAACTGGTGATGAAAGAAGTGGATAATATGCCTCCGCAGCGTCGTGCAGTGTTTGTCATGAGTCGTTTGCAAGGATTGTCTAATGATGAGATAGCCTCTAAACTAGGAATATCCAAACGCACGGTAGAACGCCATCTGAATATAGCGTTGCATATACTTCGTGAAAAACTGGGAGGATTTCTTTATTGGATTGCTGTTTTGTTCATTCTTTCTCTCTGA
- a CDS encoding ATP-binding protein, which produces MASITIPYAVADFIEMRERGFYYVDKTQYIAKLEDYKAPVFLRPRRFGKSLLVSTLACYYDRTKAHRFEELFGDTWIGNHPTKEHNRYMIIRYDFSAMVMSDHIQGLAQNFNDLNCGPVEVMVAHNRDLFGDFEFSNRGDASKMLEEVLTYARSHELPKVYILIDEYDNFTNQLLTAYNDPLYEEVTTNDSFLRTFFKVIKKGIGEGSIRTCFCTGVLPVTMDDLTSGYNIAEILTLEPNFLNMLGFTYEETETYLRYVLDKYSTGQDRFDEIWQLIVSNYDGYRFRPNGDRLFNATILTYFFKKFAANAGSIPDELVDENLRTDIHWIRRLTLSLDNAKTMLDALVIDDELPYNVADLASKFNKKKFFDKEFYPISLFYLGMTTLKDKFVTTLPNMTMRSVYMDYYNQLNKIEGNAQRYVPVYRHYDSNRSLEPLVQNYFEQYLGQFPAQVFDKINENFIRCSFYELVSRYLSSCYTFAIEQNNSVGRSDFEMTGIPGTDYYTDDRVVEFKYYCMKEAEKMLALSEPLPEHVEQVKRYGEDTKKKFPNYNVRTYVVYICANKGWKCWEV; this is translated from the coding sequence ATGGCAAGTATAACAATTCCTTATGCAGTAGCAGATTTCATAGAAATGCGTGAACGTGGTTTTTATTACGTAGATAAGACCCAATATATAGCTAAGCTTGAAGATTATAAGGCTCCTGTATTTCTGCGTCCCCGTCGCTTTGGGAAGAGTTTGTTAGTCTCTACTCTAGCTTGCTATTATGACCGTACGAAAGCGCATCGGTTTGAAGAATTGTTTGGTGACACGTGGATTGGAAACCATCCGACAAAAGAACATAACCGTTATATGATAATCCGTTATGACTTCTCCGCAATGGTAATGTCAGACCATATTCAAGGGCTGGCACAGAATTTTAATGACTTGAATTGCGGTCCGGTAGAAGTAATGGTAGCACATAATCGTGATTTGTTTGGTGATTTTGAATTTAGCAATCGTGGCGATGCATCTAAAATGCTGGAAGAAGTGCTTACTTACGCCCGCTCTCACGAATTGCCTAAAGTCTATATTTTGATTGATGAATATGATAATTTCACCAATCAATTACTTACTGCCTATAATGATCCACTCTATGAAGAAGTTACTACTAATGACAGCTTTCTGCGTACTTTTTTTAAAGTAATTAAAAAAGGTATTGGTGAAGGTAGTATCCGTACTTGTTTTTGTACAGGTGTGCTGCCTGTCACTATGGATGATTTGACTAGTGGATATAATATTGCAGAGATATTGACTCTTGAGCCTAATTTCCTGAATATGCTTGGGTTTACATACGAAGAAACTGAAACATATCTACGTTATGTGCTTGATAAGTATTCTACAGGACAGGATCGCTTTGACGAAATATGGCAACTAATAGTGAGTAACTATGATGGTTATCGTTTCCGTCCGAATGGAGATCGGTTATTCAATGCCACTATCCTTACTTACTTCTTCAAGAAATTTGCAGCCAATGCCGGTAGTATTCCGGACGAATTGGTAGATGAAAATCTACGTACTGACATTCATTGGATTCGTCGGTTGACTCTTTCGCTGGATAATGCGAAAACGATGTTGGATGCATTGGTAATTGACGATGAATTGCCTTATAATGTGGCTGATCTTGCTAGTAAGTTTAATAAGAAAAAGTTTTTTGATAAAGAGTTTTATCCCATTAGTTTGTTTTATTTGGGAATGACGACGTTGAAGGATAAATTTGTAACCACATTGCCTAATATGACGATGCGTAGTGTATACATGGACTACTATAATCAACTGAACAAAATAGAAGGCAATGCACAACGTTATGTTCCTGTGTATCGGCACTATGATTCCAATCGAAGCTTAGAACCACTCGTTCAGAATTATTTCGAACAATATTTGGGACAATTTCCAGCACAAGTTTTTGATAAGATCAATGAAAACTTTATCCGGTGTTCTTTCTACGAACTGGTATCGCGTTATTTAAGTAGTTGTTATACCTTTGCCATCGAACAGAATAATTCAGTAGGCCGATCAGACTTTGAAATGACCGGTATTCCCGGTACAGATTACTATACGGATGATCGTGTGGTCGAATTTAAATATTATTGTATGAAAGAAGCTGAAAAGATGCTTGCGCTTTCCGAGCCTCTTCCCGAGCACGTGGAACAGGTGAAAAGATACGGTGAAGACACTAAGAAAAAGTTTCCTAATTATAATGTACGGACATATGTGGTGTACATTTGTGCTAATAAGGGATGGAAATGTTGGGAAGTATGA